Proteins co-encoded in one Ziziphus jujuba cultivar Dongzao chromosome 9, ASM3175591v1 genomic window:
- the LOC132805408 gene encoding uncharacterized protein LOC132805408: protein MKGKWTEVVEIYKENPRAHKMRIAHEGGTALHLVVIQCREKTVLELVQEISKIDKSALEIQNDRGDTPLHHAASVGCKTMCEYIVAAANPSLIGIRTDNKETALFIAAINGNKDAFLYLHSVCPAASDSNSPDYHHYSYTRRSNNGDNILHGAINNGHFDLAYQIIHLYEDLVNSVNEEGLTPFHCLAKSSDFKSGSYDDLALWKRLIYQCIGVKELKFEDRKNVVQNWSQSTIPSNEMQGIFPTSYDKFVKVLTSLGVAFGGI, encoded by the exons ATGAAAGGTAAGTGGACAGAAGTAGTGGAAATATACAAGGAAAATCCAAGGGCTCACAAGATGAGGATCGCACACGAAGGTGGTACAGCTTTGCATTTAGTAGTCATACAATGCAGAGAAAAAACTGTTTTAGAACTCGTGCAGGAGatttccaaaattgacaaaagtGCACTTGAAATCCAAAACGACAGAGGCGATACCCCTCTTCACCATGCAGCTTCAGTGGGGTGTAAAACCATGTGTGAGTACATCGTCGCGGCAGCTAATCCATCGCTGATTGGCATTCGGACCGACAACAAAGAGACTGCTCTATTCATTGCAGCTATTAATGGAAACAAGGATGCTTTCTTGTACCTCCATTCCGTGTGCCCTGCCGCCTCTGACTCTAATTCGCCGGATTATCATCACTACTCTTATACCAGGAGATCCAACAATGGTGACAATATTTTGCATGGTGCAATCAATAACGGGCACTTTG ATTTGGCATACCAAATAATTCATTTGTATGAGGATCTTGTTAATTCTGTCAATGAGGAGGGATTAACTCCATTCCATTGTTTGGCCAAGTCATCTGACTTCAAAAGCGGTTCTTATGATGACCTCGCACTATGGAAGAGACTCATTTATCAAT gtATTGGTGTGAAGGAGCTCAAATTTGAGGATAGGAAGAATGTTGTTCAAAACT GGTCCCAGTCAACAATTCCTAGCAATGAAATGCAAGGCATATTTCCGACTAGCTATGACAAATTCGTCAAGGTGCTAACCAGTCTTGGAGTAG catttGGAGGAATCTAA
- the LOC132799523 gene encoding uncharacterized protein LOC132799523 — MDELFERSEFIYKHRDAGIKRGKLSSEEEDEHDDMEETFKSVERDKKLPEKEETDGIALMAVKNGVVEIVEKFLKEFPATIHDRDKDMKTMLILAAANRHPPIYKLLTKENVLSKTTFLRADSHENNVLHAAAKYNENRPWPIPGVALQMQWEIKWFEFVKASIPFGITFRPNLQEETPEEVFSESHKDLVEKGRDWLIKTSESCSVVAALIAGVAFATTASVPGGTLDTSGKPIFEKQPAFQVFSISSLIALCFAFTALVMFLAIITSRFQENDFTRSLPLKLLLGLSSLFVSIGATLVCFCTGHFFMIGDRLKNAAYPVYALTCFPASIFAAFQFPLYIDLLRGLFWNPFNHHHRWFF; from the exons ATGGATGAACTCTTCGAACGTTCTGAATTTATATACAAACACAGAGATGCTGGAATTAAAAGGGGAAAACTATCATCGGAGGAAGAAGACGAACACGATGATATGGAGGAAACATTCAAGTCAGTAGAAAgag ATAAGAAGCTACCCGAAAAGGAAGAAACTGATGGCATAGCATTAATGGCGGTGAAAAATGGGGTGGTGGAGATAGTTGAGAAATTTCTGAAGGAATTTCCTGCGACCATCCATGATAGGGACAAAGATATGAAAACTATGCTGATATTGGCAGCTGCGAACAGGCATCCCCCAATATACAAGTTATTGACAAAGGAAAATGTTCTCTCTAAAACCACCTTTCTGAGAGCGGATTCACATGAGAACAATGTATTACATGCTGCAGCAAAGTATAATGAAAATAGACCTTGGCCCATTCCTGGGGTTGCTCTGCAAATGCAGTGGGAAATCAAATGGTTTgag TTTGTTAAAGCTTCTATACCATTTGGCATCACTTTTCGCCCCAACCTACAAGAAGAGACACCAGAAGAAGTTTTCTCAGAAAGCCACAAGGATCTCGTCGAAAAGGGTAGAGATTGGCTGATCAAAACCTCTGAATCTTGCTCTGTGGTGGCTGCATTAATCGCTGGCGTGGCTTTTGCCACCACCGCTTCCGTCCCCGGAGGTACTCTCGACACAAGTGGCAAACCCATCTTCGAAAAACAACCGGCATTCCAGGTCTTTTCCATCTCATCGCTCATCGCGCTCTGTTTCGCATTCACTGCCTTGGTTATGTTCTTGGCCATCATCACGTCCCGATTTCAGGAAAACGATTTCACTAGGAGCCTTCCTTTGAAGCTTTTACTGGGCTTATCGTCGCTTTTTGTTTCCATTGGGGCCACGTTGGTTTGTTTTTGCACAGGCCATTTTTTCATGATTGGAGACAGACTCAAAAATGCTGCATATCCTGTCTACGCTTTGACATGCTTTCCGGCTTCTATTTTTGCTGCGTTCCAGTTTCCACTCTACATTGATCTTTTGCGGGGTCTTTTCTGGAATCCCTTTAATCATCATCATCGGTGGTTTTTCTGA